The sequence below is a genomic window from Microcoleus sp. bin38.metabat.b11b12b14.051.
CAATTATCTGGCTAAGCCTTTTGATCTCCCGGAATTGGGGGCGGTAATTCGCTCTTTGCTCGATCGCTACGCTCTAATTGCTCAATCACCGTCTCGTTCCCCCGAACTCAAACCGATGCCAGCAGAGGCAGGAATCATCACCAATGACAAGCCTGAAGCGGATTTTTCAACTCAAAAGCCAGAAACTGGGGATTCCCTACGGGATAGCTCCTTAGCGCGTGCATTTGGCAGCCGCGATGCTCCGACTTTGACGCAGCGAGAGCAAGAAGTGCTAGATTTGCTGACAGAAGGTCTTTCTAATATTCAAATCGGCGATCGGCTTCACCTTAGCCACCGAACCATCGAAAAGCACGTCAGTAGCTTGTTCAGAAAAACTGAAAGCAACAACCGCGCAGAACTCGTGCGTTTTGCGATGGAACACCATTTGGTCGGTAATTGGTAATTGGTAATTGGGAATTGGGCATAGGGCATCGGGCATCGGGCATGGATTATTTTGATCAACCAATAACCAATAACCAATAACCAATAACAACTGACTACTTGACATACTCCAACAAACCCTCGCAAGCATCCAGCAATAAATCAATTACTCGATCAAAT
It includes:
- a CDS encoding response regulator transcription factor; translated protein: MPLTILVADDDFATRLSITDYLEITGYSVIAAENGKEALGLVEEYQPHLIVTDITMPEMDGYEFVRRVRTRPAFRLLPVIFLTERTSTQERIRGYQMGCDNYLAKPFDLPELGAVIRSLLDRYALIAQSPSRSPELKPMPAEAGIITNDKPEADFSTQKPETGDSLRDSSLARAFGSRDAPTLTQREQEVLDLLTEGLSNIQIGDRLHLSHRTIEKHVSSLFRKTESNNRAELVRFAMEHHLVGNW